From Hirundo rustica isolate bHirRus1 unplaced genomic scaffold, bHirRus1.pri.v3 scaffold_137_arrow_ctg1, whole genome shotgun sequence, the proteins below share one genomic window:
- the LOC120747660 gene encoding olfactory receptor 14J1-like — MFNSSSISHFLLLALADRRQLQLLHFCLFLGISLAALLGNGLIISAVACGHLLHTPMFFFLLNLALTDLGSICTTVPKAMHNSLWDTRHISYTGCAAQVFLIFFFLGAEFSLLTIMSYDRYVSICKPLHYGTLLGSRACAHMAAAAWASAFLNALMHTANTFSLPLCHGNALGQFFCEIPQILKLSCSKSHLGEVGLLAVSSCIGLGCFVFIVFSYVQIIRAVLRIPSEQGRHKAFSTCLPHLAVLSLFLSTAVFAYLKPPSISSPSLDLALSVLYSVVPPALNPLIYSLRNQELKAAVWRLMTGWFQEH, encoded by the coding sequence ATGttcaacagcagctccatcagccacttcctcctgctggcattggcagacaggcggcagctgcagctcctgcacttctgcctcttcctgggcatctccctggctgccctcctgggcaacggcctcatcatcagcgccgtagcctgtggccacctcctgcacacgcccatgttcttcttcctgctcaacctggccctcactgacctgggctccatctgcaccactgtccccaaagccatgcacaattccctctgggacaccaggcaCATCTCCTACACCGGATGTGCTGCACaggtttttctgattttcttcttccttggaGCTGAGTTTTCCCTCCTGACCATCATGAGCTATGACCGCTatgtgtccatctgcaaacctctgcactacgggaccctcctgggcagcagagcttgtgcccacatggcagcagctgcctgggccagtgcctttctcaaTGCTCTCATGCACACggccaatacattttccctgcccctgtgccatggcaatgccctgggccagttcttctgtgaaatcccacagatcctcaagctctcctgctcaAAATCCCACCTTGGGGAAGTGGGACTTCTTGCTGTAAGTTCCTGTATAGGACTTggctgttttgtgttcattgttttctcctatgtgcagatcatcagggctgtgctgaggatcccctctgagcagggccggcacaaagccttttccacctgcctccctcattTGGCAGtgctctccctgttcctcagcactgcagtgtttgcctacctgaagcccccctccatctcctctccatccctggatctggccctgtcagttctgtactcagtggtgcctccagctctgaaccccctcatctacagcctgaggaaccaggagctcaaggctgcagtcTGGAGACTGATGACTGGATGGTTTCAGGAACATTAA